The following coding sequences are from one Onychomys torridus chromosome 16, mOncTor1.1, whole genome shotgun sequence window:
- the Cdpf1 gene encoding cysteine-rich DPF motif domain-containing protein 1: MASEAESRPLGMFECQLCALTAPYSYVGQKPPDTQAVVLLEESYIMKDPFSSDKARFLVLGARCSVCGRLVCVGPDCSLFYSKRVCLPCVQENISAFPQEIRQDVEKRKGVSKRPSSHP, translated from the exons ATGGCATCCGAGGCAGAGTCCCGCCCCCTGGGCATGTTTGAGTGCCAGCTCTGTGCCTTGACAGCTCCTTACAGCTACGTGGGGCAGAAGCCCCCAGACACCCAAGCTGTTGT CCTCCTGGAGGAGAGCTACATCATGAAGGATCCCTTCTCCTCAGACAAGGCCAGGTTTCTGGTCCTCGGCGCGCGGTGCAGTGTGTGCGGCAGGCTGGTGTGTGTGGGCCCG GACTGCAGCCTGTTCTACTCCAAGAGGGTCTGCCTCCCCTGTGTTCAGGAGAATATCAGTGCTTTCCCTCAGGAAATCCGGCAGGatgtggagaagagaaaaggcGTCTCCAAGAGACCTTCCAGCCATCCCTGA
- the LOC118596725 gene encoding predicted GPI-anchored protein 58, producing MYRNSSLDFQSSHTTHKQPLTPAVPSSTPSGPAARGFGARRNKPWKLAGAPAEAAGRAALAAGDSQETVPGHRDSARASASCSVYPGQQQGSAWRPETPTARITPTSHPREASRSPEPGVLGLTPPSQLPEAPRLDPAVEKERCGSPRASPPPMTARTHHLPAASPTAPAWPAHNTSSAPRRLRGPALDPPRPRPRPIGSAQSRPAERV from the exons ATGTATAGGAATTCCTCCCTCGACTTTCAAAGTTCCCACACAACCCATAAGCAGCCCCTGACCCCAGCTGTGCCCTCCTCTACCCCTTCGGGTCCTGCAGCACGGGGGTTTGGCGCCAGAAGGAACAAGCCTTGGAAACTGGCCGGG GCCCCCGCCGAGGCTGCTGGGCGCGCTGCCCTCGCAGCAGGTGACAGTCAGGAGACAGTCCCAGGACACCGTGACTCCGCCAGAGCCTCCGCCTCCTGTTCAGTCTACCCGGGTCAGCAGCAGGGCTCCGCCTGGCGACCAGAGACACCTACGGCTCGGATCACACCCACCAGCCATCCGCGCGAGGCCTCCCGGAGCCCTGAGCCGGGTGTGTTAGGTCTAACGCCTCCCTCTCAGCTTCCAGAAGCGCCGAGGCTAGACCCAGCCGTGGAGAAAGAACGGTGCGGCTCACCACGCGCGTCCCCGCCACCCATGACCGCGCGCACTCACCACCTCCCCGCCGCAAGTCCCACGGCGCCTGCGTGGCCCGCCCACAACACTAGCTCCGCCCCAAGGCGCCTGCGCGGCCCCGCCCTAGATCCGCCGAGGCCCCGCCCTCGGCCTATAGGGTCTGCGCAGTCCCGCCCCGCAGAGCGGGTGTGA
- the Pkdrej gene encoding polycystic kidney disease and receptor for egg jelly-related protein has protein sequence MWPGPVLLLLGLGLGLGLGRLRPSPGPRGRPGMLKGAPGLGQGAESSVRGGGTGGLSPRTAPRGARPTLPRRCPSGAAARVLLKANSSDPAASKATVSCQRAPCAMQPVKINRKSKHAPLILSRKEEVTLNVTMSWDCPEAMVIRKSWLYFVVASVNDTPDWNQPVHLPRVRVMKFSSIHIPKSALPYGVYVFNFTLSIIRWDPTLPPLTDSDIIYIWVKKRPLKAVLLPSATNMIVNFSDELILNGTMSSDPEADIPTAGLHFFWYCTTNPRYYGGNYIAVTTQDVCHPEQDTLNWPWAVGPVLTIPPETLRGNGVYYFRMVVRKQNRTAFSDKTVQVLRGLPPKAHISCIENCGPSLVVSDRFSLFLDCTGCTSQDLYRWSILSRSGHEVIFDWAGQAVTGRNGAYLSIKAFAFRNFLENGFWVSLYLLSWSGTTLNLRHPFLVNHGPQVGKCKIDPVKGISMVTKFVVECSDFKDKNLPLVYKIIVAEMDSIGEISSVEEKTLGTIAYLGTQSTTPAFFLPVGVMSNHYSLKLYAQVYDSLGTFSQVTLHATVQVPTVRDSSKTILQQLFNFTTEPKSPLSTLFQKQDWLPASYLIYVVASVLNNIKWELELQSDRAHLLEHLVNQSFVPAISTLDEICQVVMVITKLTQEASGSSQAVSEGATLRLWQANQALQVYQHRNKYSHSRHIEIVGTGILASLSNILKLINPYYVFHDPFYVVEALSDTILANKVPGSETTVMRTSNFNMYVEKAEKSHVAKVFRNETRCPNCLHATLNASRVPSLPSNAPVSMMYCEFTDDPFPWLTFPENISADVVGFRVTGATDNGSVIEITPDVAEVYVVRKDLTFASFNLMVGPGIDSAGFSKITTGGISFEVDSRGTGEVLIHIVTKVTVLFKALIYAGSQVTPTNLVGTFLVPHDIPPIVKWSGWFDSSCPIKEARVVCLPSSLLRIIAERHHSFRYNISMVLQAPRFVFKPTNKLVRIALFMVHCLDMYGIQSDWREGTCVLGEKTTWRKVHCVCRNVGRSRRQLASIRLAYLHLHTHFVTAKVIVVPNPVDLQLKVIRNLNQNPATFLAVIFIMILYVILAFWALHRDVMDQYLRDHVVVLPDNDPFDNICYLVTIFTGSRLGSGTRANVFIQLMGTESTSDVHCLSHPYFRTLYRGSINTFLLTTKNDLGDIHSIRVWHDNEGKAPSWYLSRIKVENLFSRQIWLFVCRKWLSVDTTLDATFSVTNPDEPLRRTDFFLIDLSHKLGKNHMWFSVFTDVVPRPFNRLQRLSCCLAMLLSSLVCNIMFFNLNRKGQTESREGRIIRSMMIGIESVLITIPVQLLITFFFTYSQKKPRVNPDKVAPQKHPLMSEEGLFWKERLDKWHKYEIEALSNKAAKSASAKSSKRAPKTSQKNKEADSMAPDTQKSNRNFSNNNIEGSEDASSKASSTELETTEPVKNKPQIILPRWCVYVAWFLVFTTSGISSFFIVFYGLTYGYNKSIEWLFASFCSFCQSVFLVQPGKILLMSGTRTKNPKYCKNISWSSKYHYTEIRLQETKMSPEEVQQLHEGMDYLRGSSIYQPITEDKIQILRRRKRIKRRSLLFLSYLATHFIFLTLLLLLIVSLRHNDSFYYNQFIRHQFSVDLATVMKLGDIYTWLNRVLLPLLHNDLNPTFLPDSSSKILGLPLMRQVRAKPSNKTCLLAKKFVQRSIAGEIHCHPQFGIDPEDTKHYSSVWNKAGKRSTDQSSNGFTYKPPGKKWVYHSYGVLNTYGSGGYTFYFFPEQQMFNSTLRLKELEGKNWLDEMTWAVIVELTTLNPDASLMCSISVVFEVSPLGIINSSLSVYSFSLADFNRETSAEIYLYIAILIFFCAYVVDEVYVITQERASYLRSVYNLLNLALKCMFTLLIVLFLQKHFLATSMVRLYLSDPEAFIPFHAVSRVDQLMRIILAFLLFLTILKTLRYSRFFYNVRLAQKTIMAALPGICHMALMVSMYSFMYVAFGYLVFGQHEWSYSNMIHATQTIFSYCVSAFQNTEFSSNRVLGVLFLSSFMLVMICIFINLFQAVILSAYDEMKQPVYEEPSDEAEAITYLCNKLRSGFDFLTSRSRNKDQSEFFVDMMYGQPEKNSRRFLGLKTRNINGKKMVYLVV, from the coding sequence ATGTGGCCGGGCCCCGTGCTGCTtctcctgggcctgggcctgggcctagGTCTGGGTCGCCTGCGGCCATCCCCTGGCCCTCGCGGACGGCCGGGCATGCTCAAGGGAGCCCCGGGGCTGGGGCAGGGCGCGGAGAGCAGCGTCCGGGGCGGTGGCACCGGTGGCCTGTCCCCGCGCACCGCCCCGCGCGGCGCCCGCCCTACGCTGCCCCGTAGGTGTCCCTCGGGCGCAGCTGCACGCGTCCTCCTGAAAGCCAACTCCTCGGACCCTGCAGCCTCCAAGGCAACGGTGTCCTGCCAGAGGGCCCCCTGTGCCATGCAGCCGGTGAAGATCAACAGGAAAAGCAAGCACGCTCCCCTTATCCTGAGCAGGAAAGAGGAAGTCACCCTCAACGTCACCATGTCTTGGGACTGCCCTGAAGCCATGGTCATTCGCAAGAGCTGGCTGTACTTTGTGGTGGCCTCTGTGAACGACACACCTGACTGGAACCAACCTGTGCACCTGCCACGTGTGCGGGTGATGAAGTTTTCCTCCATCCACATCCCCAAATCAGCCCTGCCTTACGGGGTGTATGTGTTTAACTTCACGCTGTCCATCATCAGGTGGGATCCCACCTTGCCTCCGCTGACAGACTCGGATATTATCTACATTTGGGTTAAAAAACGTCCCCTGAAGGCGGTTCTTCTTCCCAGCGCCACCAACATGATTGTGAATTTCTCCGATGAACTAATTCTGAACGGAACCATGTCCTCTGACCCAGAGGCAGACATCCCCACGGCGGGACTCCATTTTTTTTGGTACTGTACCACAAATCCTAGATACTATGGTGGCAACTACATAGCAGTGACCACCCAGGATGTCTGTCACCCAGAGCAGGATACATTGAACTGGCCTTGGGCAGTGGGCCCTGTATTAACCATTCCGCCAGAAACTCTCAGGGGCAACGGTGTGTATTACTTCAGAATGGTAGTccggaaacaaaacagaaccgcATTTTCTGATAAGACTGTACAGGTACTCAGAGGACTTCCACCCAAGGCGCACATTTCATGCATTGAAAATTGTGGCCCCTCGTTAGTCGTGTCAGACAGATTCTCTCTGTTTCTGGATTGCACAGGTTGTACCAGCCAGGATCTCTATAGGTGGTCCATTTTGTCTCGATCAGGCCACGAAGTGATATTTGACTGGGCAGGGCAAGCTGTCACTGGGAGGAATGGGGCTTATTTATCTATAAAAGCATTCGCCTTCAGGAATTTTTTGGAAAACGGgttttgggtttctctgtatctgttATCTTGGAGTGGGACAACCTTGAATTTGAGACATCCCTTTCTCGTTAACCATGGCCCTCAAGTTGGCAAGTGCAAGATCGATCCAGTTAAAGGGATTTCAATGGTTACTAAATTTGTTGTTGAATGTAGCGACTTTAAGGATAAGAACCTCCCCCTTGTGTATAAAATAATAGTAGCTGAGATGGACAGCATTGGCGAAATCAGTTCAGTAGAAGAGAAGACACTAGGGACCATCGCGTATTTAGGGACACAGTCCACAACGCCCgccttttttcttcctgtgggTGTGATGTCAAATCACTACAGTTTGAAGCTGTATGCTCAGGTCTATGACTCACTAGGGACCTTTTCTCAGGTGACTTTGCATGCCACTGTACAGGTGCCTACTGTCAGGGACTCCTCAAAGACCATTTTACAACAGCTGTTCAATTTCACCACAGAACCAAAGTCACCACTCTCTACTTTGTTTCAAAAGCAGGACTGGCTACCCGCAAGCTACTTAATATATGTGGTGGCTTCTGTCTTGAATAATATAAAATGGGAGTTGGAACTCCAAAGTGATAGAGCCCATCTCCTGGAACACCTTGTCAATCAGTCTTTTGTGCCTGCCATCAGCACCCTAGATGAGatctgccaggtggtgatggtgattaCCAAATTAACCCAGGAAGCCTCTGGCTCTAGTCAAGCAGTTTCAGAGGGCGCCACATTACGACTGTGGCAAGCAAACCAAGCCCTGCAAGTGTACCAACACAGGAACAAATATTCTCACTCCCGGCACATTGAAATTGTGGGCACTGGCATCCTAGCCAGTCTGTCTAACATTCTTAAGCTGATTAATCCCTACTACGTGTTCCATGATCCTTTCTATGTGGTCGAAGCCCTATCAGACACAATACTGGCTAACAAGGTGCCAGGGAGCGAAACCACTGTAATGAGGACCAGCAACTTCAACATGTATGTGGAGAAAGCTGAAAAGTCCCATGTTGCTAAGGTCTTCAGAAATGAGACACGTTGCCCAAACTGCCTGCATGCAACACTGAATGCAAGCAGGGTTCCCAGTCTGCCTTCAAACGCTCCAGTTTCGATGATGTATTGTGAGTTCACCGATGACCCCTTTCCTTGGTTAACTTTCCCAGAAAACATTTCTGCAGATGTGGTAGGATTCAGAGTGACAGGAGCCACAGATAACGGTAGTGTCATAGAGATCACACCCGATGTAGCAGAAGTGTACGTTGTCAGAAAAGATTTGACCTTTGCGAGTTTTAACCTTATGGTGGGACCAGGCATTGACAGTGCTGGGTTCTCAAAGATAACAACAGGTGGAATTAGCTTTGAGGTGGACAgcagaggaactggagaggtacTGATCCACATTGTCACAAAAGTGACGGTGTTGTTCAAGGCCTTGATATATGCAGGCAGTCAGGTCACCCCCACCAATCTGGTTGGCACTTTCCTTGTACCTCATGACATCCCTCCCATTGTCAAGTGGAGCGGCTGGTTTGACTCAAGCTGTCCAATCAAGGAGGCCCGTGTGGTTTGTCTGCCCTCATCCCTGCTCCGAATCATAGCTGAGCGCCACCATTCATTCAGGTATAACATTTCCATGGTCCTGCAGGCACCTCGCTTTGTCTTTAAGCCCACTAACAAGCTAGTGAGAATCGCTCTCTTCATGGTTCACTGTCTGGACATGTACGGGATTCAGAGTGACTGGCGAGAAGGTACCTGTGTGCTGGGCGAGAAGACCACATGGAGAAAAGTACACTGTGTCTGCAGGAATGTGGGGCGGAGCCGGCGGCAGCTGGCCTCTATCAGGCTGGCTTACCTTCATTTGCACACCCACTTTGTGACTGCTAAGGTGATCGTGGTCCCTAACCCCGTGGATCTGCAGCTAAAGGTCATTAGAAACCTTAACCAAAACCCTGCCACCTTCCTGGCTGTGATCTTTATTATGATCCTGTATGTTATTCTGGCTTTCTGGGCCTTGCACAGGGATGTGATGGACCAGTATCTTCGGGACCATGTGGTGGTACTGCCCGATAACGATCCTTTTGATAACATATGCTACCTGGTTACCATCTTTACTGGGAGTCGCTTGGGGTCTGGAACCAGAGCCAATGTCTTTATCCAGCTTATGGGAACAGAGAGTACCAGTGATGTACACTGTTTAAGCCATCCATATTTTAGAACTCTTTACCGAGGAAGCATCAACACGTTCCTCCTGACAACAAAAAATGACTTGGGGGACATCCATTCCATCCGAGTGTGGCATGACAATGAAGGGAAAGCGCCTAGCTGGTACCTAAGTCGAATCAAAGTAGAAAATCTCTTCAGCAGACAAATTTGGCTGTTTGTGTGCCGAAAGTGGCTCTCTGTGGACACCACCTTGGATGCAACATTTTCTGTCACCAACCCGGATGAGCCTCTGAGAAGGACAGACTTCTTCCTGATTGACCTGAGCCATAAGCTGGGGAAAAACCACATGTGGTTCTCTGTTTTCACCGATGTCGTCCCCAGACCGTTCAACAGGCTCCAGAGACTGTCCTGTTGCTTGGCCATGTTGCTAAGCTCTCTCGTTTGTAATATCATGTTTTTTAATCTGAACAGAAAAGGGCAAACTGAATCCAGAGAGGGGCGTATCATCAGGTCCATGATGATAGGAATCGAAAGTGTCTTAATCACAATCCCCGTGCAATTATTGATAACCTTTTTCTTCACCTATTCCCAGAAGAAACCTCGAGTGAATCCAGACAAGGTGGCACCTCAGAAGCACCCCCTGATGTCAGAGGAAGGTCTCTTCTGGAAAGAGCGATTGGACAAATGGCATAAGTATGAAATAGAGGCTCTCTCCAACAAAGCTGCCAAGTCCGCCTCTGCAAAATCTTCAAAGAGGGCCCCTAAAACCTCCCAGAAGAATAAAGAAGCAGACAGCATGGCCCCAGACACCCAAAAGTCCAATAGGAACTTCAGTAACAACAACATAGAAGGCAGTGAAGATGCCTCTTCAAAAGCTTCCTCTACCGAACTGGAAACTACCGAGCCTGTTAAAAACAAGCCCCAGATTATCCTGCCCCGATGGTGTGTTTATGTAGCCTGGTTTTTGGTGTTTACCACTTCTGGCATATCATCATTCTTTATTGTGTTTTACGGCCTGACTTACGGCTATAACAAGTCAATAGAATGGCTCTTTGCATCTTTCTGCTCTTTCTGCCAGTCTGTGTTCCTTGTCCAACCAGGCAAGATTCTATTGATGTCAGGCACCAGGACAAAAAATCCCAAGTACTGCAAAAACATCTCGTGGTCCAGCAAGTACCATTACACAGAAATCAGACTGCAGGAGACAAAGATGTCGCCAGAGGAGGTGCAGCAGCTCCATGAGGGCATGGACTACCTCCGAGGCTCGAGCATATACCAGCCCATCACCGAGGACAAAATACAAAtactcaggaggaggaagaggatcaagaggaggtcccTTTTGTTCCTGAGCTACCTTGCGACTCACTTCATATTCCTGACCCTTCTCCTACTGCTCATTGTCTCATTGCGCCATAATGACAGCTTCTATTATAACCAGTTCATTCGCCATCAGTTCTCCGTGGATCTTGCCACTGTGATGAAGCTGGGAGATATCTACACATGGCTCAACAGAGTGCTCCTGCCTTTGTTACACAATGACCTGAACCCAACATTCCTTCCAGACAGCTCATCCAAAATCCTTGGCCTTCCACTCATGAGGCAAGTGAGGGCCAAGCCTAGCAACAAAACGTGTCTGTTGGCCAAGAAGTTTGTGCAGAGAAGCATTGCAGGAGAAATCCATTGTCACCCACAGTTTGGCATTGACCCAGAAGACACGAAACACTATTCCAGTGTTTGGAATAAGGCTGGCAAGCGGTCCACAGACCAAAGCAGCAATGGGTTTACTTACAAGCCTCCCGGGAAGAAATGGGTGTATCATTCCTATGGTGTGTTAAACACCTATGGATCTGGAGGCTAcacattctatttctttccagaaCAGCAGATGTTTAATTCCACACTGAGGCTCAAGGAACTCGAGGGGAAGAATTGGCTTGATGAGATGACATGGGCAGTGATTGTGGAATTAACCACCCTGAATCCAGATGCCAGTCTGATGTGTAGCATTTCAGTTGTATTTGAAGTCTCTCCCTTAGGTATCATCAACTCCAGCCTCTCTGTGTACTCCTTCTCACTGGCTGATTTCAACAGAGAAACTTCGGCAGAAATCTACCTGTACATAGCCATACTCATCTTCTTCTGCGCCTATGTTGTGGACGAGGTCTATGTCATCACGCAAGAAAGAGCTTCCTACTTAAGAAGTGTATACAACCTGCTCAACTTGGCTCTGAAGTGCATGTTTACTCTGCTGATAGTGCTCTTCCTCCAGAAGCACTTCCTGGCTACCAGCATGGTCCGGCTTTACCTGAGTGACCCCGAAGCCTTCATCCCCTTCCATGCTGTTTCTCGAGTTGACCAACTCATGAGGATCATCTTGGCTTTCTTGCTATTTCTAACTATCCTGAAGACACTCAGGTATTCTAGATTCTTCTATAATGTGCGCCTGGCTCAGAAGACCATCATGGCTGCCCTTCCCGGCATCTGCCACATGGCCTTGATGGTATCTATGTATTCCTTCATGTACGTAGCTTTTGGGTACCTGGTGTTCGGTCAGCATGAATGGAGTTATAGCAACATGATCCACGCCACCCAAACCATCTTCTCCTACTGCGTGTCAGCCTTTCAGAACACAGAATTTTCCAGCAACAGGGTTCTTGGGGTCCTGTTTCTGTCATCTTTTATGTTGGTGATGATTTGTATTTTCATCAACTTGTTTCAGGCAGTGATTCTGTCTGCCTACGATGAGATGAAGCAGCCTGTGTATGAGGAGCCATCAGATGAGGCAGAGGCAATAACCTATCTGTGTAATAAGCTAAGATCTGGGTTTGACTTTCTCACCTCCCGATCTAGGAACAAAGACCAATCCGAATTCTTTGTCGACATGATGTATGGGCAGCCAGAGAAGAACAGTCGCAGGTTCCTGGGGCTGAAGACCAGGAACATCAATGGGAAGAAAATGGTTTACCTTGTTGTCTGA